The Pseudomonas sp. MM223 genome segment GTACCTCCCACGCTCTGGCCGAAGGCCAAAGCCGCGCCTTCAGCGTAGACGGCCTCGAACTGTTCGGCGTGCGCCGCCACGGCCAGGTCTACCTGTACCGCAACCGCTGCCCGCACCGCGGCATTGCGCTGAACTGGGCACAAGATGAATTTCTCGATGACAGCGCCAGCCTCATCCACTGCGCCCACCATGGCGCTCTATTTCTGGTCGAAAGCGGCGAGTGCGTGGCCGGGCCCTGCGAGGGTGAGCACTTGCAGGCCCAGGGCTGTCACGAAGACAGCCAGGGCATCTGGCTCACGGTGCGAGCAGCACCGGCAGGCGGCGATCAATGACAATGCCTTCGGCGTCCAGGCGGGTGCCATAGGCCAGCACTTCCACCCCGTCCGCCACCGCCGCACGCAGGGCCTGGGCATAGGCTGCGTCGATTTCCTCGGCCGGGCGTACGGCATCGATGCCTGTCAGGTTCACGCAATACAACTGCACCGCCCGCACACCTTGCCGGGCCAGCTTCGCCAGCTCGCGCAGGTGCTTAGCACCACGCTGAGTCACTGCATCGGGGAAGGCGGCGACCGTGCTGTCGGGGTAACCCAAGGTCACACTCTTGACCTCGACATACGCTGGGGCACCGTCGAACTCCAGGCGAAAGTCAATGCGGCTGCTTTCCTCACCGTACGCCACCTCGCGCTTGAGCGCGGTGAAACCGGCCAGTTCGGCAATAACGCCGGCCCGTAGCGCCTCTTCGACCAGCGCATTGGCCCGGCCAGTGTTCACACAGGCCAGCCGCCCCTGCGGGGTTTCGCTGATTTCCCAGGTGCCCGGCAGTTTGCGTTTGGGGTCGTTGGAGCGGCTAAACCACACCTGCCCGCCTTCACGCATGCAGTTGAGCATGGAACCGGTGTTCGGGCAGTGAATGGTCAGCTGTTCGCCGCTGGCCAGTTCGATATCGGCCAGAAAGCGTTTGTAACGGCGCAGCAGCCGGCCCTGTTCAAGCGAAGGAGAGAAACGCATCAGCCTTGCCAGCTCCGCAGGCCACGGGCAATACGCTGTACCGCCTCTTCCAGGCGCGGCAGGCTCTGGGTGTAGGCAAAGCGCACATGGTGCCCGGCCAGGTGGCGACCGAAGTCCAGGCCCGGCGTAAAGGCCACGTGCTCGGTTTCCAGGAAGTGCCGGCAGAAGGCAAACGCATCACCGCCAAAGGCGCTGATATCGGCATACAGGTAAAACGCCCCCTGCGGCTCGACGGCAATGTGAAAGCCCAGCTCGCGCAGGGCGGGCAACAGATAGTCGCGGCGGCGGGCGAACTCGGCGCGGCGCTCTTCGAAAATGGCCAGGCTCTCGGGCTGGAAGCATGCCAGCGCAGCATGCTGGGCCATGCTCGGTGCGCTGATGTACAGGTTCTGCGCCAGCTTCTCCAGGTCGGCCACCGCGCCGGGTGGCGCCACCAGCCAGCCAAGGCGCCAACCGGTCATGCCGTAATACTTGGAAAAACTATTCAGGACGAACGCCGAGTCGTCGACTTCCAGCACGCTTGGTGCGTCCATGCCATAGGTGAGGCCATGGTAGATCTCGTCCACCACCAGGTGGCCATGGCGCTCATGGGTGGCCTTTGCAAGGCTGGCCAACGCTTCGCGCCCCAGCACGGTGCCGGTCGGGTTAGCCGGCGAAGCGACCAGGGCACCGACGCTATCCTTGTCCCAGTAGCGCTCTACCAGGTCGGCGGTCAGCTGGTAATTCACTTCCGGGCCCACCGGCACCAGCTGCGCCCCGCCCTCCACCAGGCGCAGGAAGTGGCGATTGCACGGGTAACCCGGATCGGCCAGCAGCCAGTGCTTGCCCGGGTCGACCAGCAGGCTGCTGGCCAGCAGCAGTGCACCAGAGCCACCCGGGGTAATAAGGATGCGCTCCGGGTCGATATTCAAGCCATAACGCTGGCCATAGAAGCCGGCAATCGCTTCACGCAGTGCCGGCAGGCCACGTGCGGCGGTGTAGCGGGTGTGCCCGGCGGCCAGTGCCGCCTGCCCGGCAGCGACAATGGGCGCAGCCGTAGTAAAGTCTGGCTCGCCGATTTCCAGGTGGATCACGTCGTGCCCGGCCGCCTGCAACTCGTTGGCCCGGGCCAGCAGCGCCATGACGTGAAAGGGTTCGATGGCGCGGCTGCGCGCACTGTAGGGGTGGGCCATGACCTTCTCTCAATTGGGTCTAAACTGGAGATTCTACCTCTGCACGCCACCGAACGTACGGCTCGCGCCGGTGTCAACAAGCAGGATCGGGCGGGGTAGCGCACCCCCGATCTATCTGGTAAGTTCGGCGGCTCGCAGTCGCAGGACCGGCGGTCGCCGGAGATGGAGCATCCTGCGCATTGGATCAGATGAGTGAGAGGCGGTCTATTCATGTCCACCGTAGAAAAGCAAAAAACCGGTCAAACCATGTACGGTGTCGAGCCCTATAAAGAGACCAAGGGCGAAGAGTACATGGGTGAGCCCATGAAGAAGCACTTCACCAAGCTTCTCAATGCCTGGAAAGGCGAGCTCATGCAGAGTGTGGATCGCACCGTAGACCACATGAAGGATGAAGCTGCGAACTTCCCGGACCCGGCCGACCGTGCCAGCCAGGAAGAAGAATTTGCTCTGGAGCTGCGCAACCGCGACCGCGAGCGCAAGCTGATCAAGAAAATCGACAAGACCCTGCAGAAGATCCAGGACGAAGATTACGGCTGGTGTGAATCGTGCGGTATCGAGATCGGCCTGCGCCGTCTGGAAGCCCGCCCTACTGCCGACCTGTGCTTCGACTGCAAGGAAATCGCCGAGAAAAAGGAAAAAACGGTCGGCAAAGGCTGATCTTTCTTCCACCTGAACGGGGCGCTTCATGCGCCCCGTTGCATTTATATGCCCAGCCAGACCATGACCAACTCCAGCTACATCGGGCGCTTCGCCCCCACCCCCAGCGGCTTCCTGCACTTCGGCTCGCTGGTCGCCGCCCTCGCCTCCTGGCTCGATGCCCGCGCCGTCAACGGCCGCTGGCTGCTGCGCATGGAAGACACCGACCCACCCCGGGAAATGCCCGGGGCCCGTGATGCAATCCTGCAAACCCTGGAGCGTTACGGGCTGGAATGGGATGGCGAGGTGGTGTTCCAGAGCCAGCGCCACGATGCCTATGCCGCAGTAGTCGACCGCCTGTTCAACATGGGCCTGGCCTACGCCTGTACCTGTTCGCGCAAGCAGCTGGAGGGTTACAACGGCATCTACCCAGGCCTGTGCCGCAACGCCGGTCATGCCCGCGAAGGTGCCGCGATCCGCTTGCGCGTGCCAGAGCTGATCTACCGCTTTACCGACCGGGTGCAGGGTGAGTACCAGCAACACCTGGGGCGTGAGGTGGGCGACTTTGTCATCCAGCGCCGCGACGGGCTGTATGCGTACCAACTGGCGGTAGTGCTGGACGATGCCTGGCAAAGTGTTACCGACATCGTGCGCGGCGCCGACCTGCTCGACAACACCCCGCGCCAGCTGTACCTGCAGGAGTTGCTGGGCTTCTCCCAGCCGCGTTACCTGCATATACCGCTGATCGTGCAGCCGGATGGGCACAAGCTGGGCAAGTCGTACCGTTCGCCGCCATTGCAGGCGGAGCATGCTACACCGCTGTTGTTGCGGGCATTGCGGGCACTGGGGCAGGAAGCAGACCCCGACTTGCTGCTGGCTACGCCGGCTGAAGTGTTGGCGATAGCCCGCAAGCAGTGGCGGCCGGAGGCGATTGCGCAGCGGACCACGGTGCCAGAAGCTGATTTGCGCTGAGGCTTTACCGGCCCTATCGCCGGCAAGCCAGCTCCCACAGGTCCAGCACTCCGCTGAGGATTAACGGGGATCCTGTGGGAGCTGGCTTGACGGCGATAGGGCCAGAACAGGCTAACCACACCTGAAAAACAAAAGCCCAATAAATTCAAACCCTTGGCTAACCTCACCGATTCCCGCTAGCATCCCCCCCGCCATTTGCGCCAATAATAAGTTCAAGCCCGCAGCGCCCAACCATCGAGGCCAGCATGTACATCTATCGTTTGGTCCTGCTTCTGGTCGTGGGGATCTACCTGTTCTCCCCGGCCATCATGGACTGGTGGATCGAACCGACCGGAGCCTGGTACCGCCCTTACCTGCTCTGGCTGATCCTGATCGTCGTCACCTTCATCCTGCAGAGCCAACGAGATGCCGA includes the following:
- the gluQ gene encoding Glutamyl-Q tRNA(Asp) synthetase (*Name gluQ); translation: MTNSSYIGRFAPTPSGFLHFGSLVAALASWLDARAVNGRWLLRMEDTDPPREMPGARDAILQTLERYGLEWDGEVVFQSQRHDAYAAVVDRLFNMGLAYACTCSRKQLEGYNGIYPGLCRNAGHAREGAAIRLRVPELIYRFTDRVQGEYQQHLGREVGDFVIQRRDGLYAYQLAVVLDDAWQSVTDIVRGADLLDNTPRQLYLQELLGFSQPRYLHIPLIVQPDGHKLGKSYRSPPLQAEHATPLLLRALRALGQEADPDLLLATPAEVLAIARKQWRPEAIAQRTTVPEADLR
- the sfsA gene encoding Sugar fermentation stimulation protein A (*Name sfsA), with the translated sequence MRFSPSLEQGRLLRRYKRFLADIELASGEQLTIHCPNTGSMLNCMREGGQVWFSRSNDPKRKLPGTWEISETPQGRLACVNTGRANALVEEALRAGVIAELAGFTALKREVAYGEESSRIDFRLEFDGAPAYVEVKSVTLGYPDSTVAAFPDAVTQRGAKHLRELAKLARQGVRAVQLYCVNLTGIDAVRPAEEIDAAYAQALRAAVADGVEVLAYGTRLDAEGIVIDRRLPVLLAP
- the aspC gene encoding Aspartate aminotransferase (*Name aspC), coding for MAHPYSARSRAIEPFHVMALLARANELQAAGHDVIHLEIGEPDFTTAAPIVAAGQAALAAGHTRYTAARGLPALREAIAGFYGQRYGLNIDPERILITPGGSGALLLASSLLVDPGKHWLLADPGYPCNRHFLRLVEGGAQLVPVGPEVNYQLTADLVERYWDKDSVGALVASPANPTGTVLGREALASLAKATHERHGHLVVDEIYHGLTYGMDAPSVLEVDDSAFVLNSFSKYYGMTGWRLGWLVAPPGAVADLEKLAQNLYISAPSMAQHAALACFQPESLAIFEERRAEFARRRDYLLPALRELGFHIAVEPQGAFYLYADISAFGGDAFAFCRHFLETEHVAFTPGLDFGRHLAGHHVRFAYTQSLPRLEEAVQRIARGLRSWQG
- the dksA_3 gene encoding RNA polymerase-binding transcription factor DksA (*Name dksA_3); this encodes MSTVEKQKTGQTMYGVEPYKETKGEEYMGEPMKKHFTKLLNAWKGELMQSVDRTVDHMKDEAANFPDPADRASQEEEFALELRNRDRERKLIKKIDKTLQKIQDEDYGWCESCGIEIGLRRLEARPTADLCFDCKEIAEKKEKTVGKG